One window of Microaerobacter geothermalis genomic DNA carries:
- a CDS encoding TVP38/TMEM64 family protein, which produces MKKKYVKWLAVPMVIVVVYLLFRYGFQAVFGKISLDQLVDWLRSKGYWAALLGGSLIIIQSFIPFSPFILLAAANVLIFGLWTGFIINWTSAVIAALLMFWASRTIGREWANQKLSKIPTWNTIQQLIKKKGFLIIFLFRIFPVVPPAIVNLGAGVTTISFTTYAMATLIGKAPIIFLESMLSYDAINFAENKIRFVLIGILFTLVLYFGSKVIKRKLNIPSKAK; this is translated from the coding sequence ATGAAGAAAAAATACGTCAAATGGCTTGCTGTTCCAATGGTGATCGTTGTCGTATATCTTCTGTTTCGCTACGGTTTTCAAGCGGTTTTTGGAAAAATTAGCTTAGACCAGTTAGTGGATTGGCTGAGGAGCAAGGGATATTGGGCGGCTCTTTTGGGAGGTTCGCTAATTATCATCCAATCGTTTATTCCCTTTTCCCCCTTTATCCTCCTAGCCGCGGCAAATGTTCTGATTTTTGGACTTTGGACAGGTTTTATCATCAATTGGACAAGTGCTGTAATTGCGGCTCTCCTCATGTTTTGGGCATCCAGAACCATTGGGAGGGAATGGGCCAACCAGAAGCTTTCGAAGATCCCCACCTGGAATACCATTCAGCAATTGATAAAGAAAAAAGGCTTCCTGATCATCTTTTTATTCCGTATATTTCCGGTAGTTCCGCCTGCGATCGTCAATTTGGGGGCCGGTGTTACCACCATCTCCTTCACAACCTACGCAATGGCCACCTTAATCGGAAAAGCACCCATTATTTTTCTGGAATCAATGCTCAGTTATGACGCCATCAATTTCGCTGAAAATAAAATTCGCTTCGTATTGATTGGAATTCTTTTTACCCTAGTTCTATATTTTGGAAGCAAAGTAATTAAACGAAAACTTAACATTCCCTCCAAAGCAAAGTGA
- a CDS encoding DUF1292 domain-containing protein — MDIEVGEIITLVSDENEEQDVEVISTLEVDGNEYVAVIFLQEEDDIDDEDEEVDVDVYFLRYDEASGDFIDIETDEEFSKVSSAFSQAMEEEFGEVNE, encoded by the coding sequence ATGGATATTGAAGTAGGCGAAATCATTACTTTAGTTAGCGATGAGAATGAAGAACAGGATGTTGAAGTCATCAGCACCCTTGAAGTGGATGGAAATGAGTATGTAGCGGTTATATTCCTGCAGGAAGAAGATGATATTGATGATGAAGATGAAGAAGTAGATGTAGATGTTTATTTTCTTCGCTATGATGAAGCGTCAGGAGACTTTATTGACATTGAAACCGATGAAGAATTTAGCAAGGTTTCTTCTGCCTTTTCCCAGGCTATGGAAGAAGAATTTGGCGAAGTCAATGAATAA